One part of the Aspergillus fumigatus Af293 chromosome 7, whole genome shotgun sequence genome encodes these proteins:
- a CDS encoding C2H2 zinc finger protein has protein sequence MAALTQSTNEPVAISNPLSGTPSSLISSPPESVAFLKSSKQDSSLTSIASAGLNVSRSRESLPQMSTTAPTDGPIDRPQESEKASEQNSSLVAREALGASEKQNVGSIHDSMSMSSDHMQVDSAHNSGSVPDTFGADSGSTLMAAPTVASPGPIEDSTSQDGDRPRHRDDADMQESSNKAFSYPMPTGHLGDARRGLSLPNSGFQKSGQRSPSAKKHRCPYCATEFTRHHNLKSHLLTHSQEKPYVCQTCQSRFRRLHDLKRHTKLHTGERPHICPKCGRRFARGDALARHNKGQGGCAGRRASMGSFAPEDDYGEGAVAPSAEDTMDGLVYAEPERMDEEDERRLNMPSIKKHDAPSDSIPRSHSGSSYQPRQPNTYPPIAAGRPSPGGLFPPPTSHGGSSASTSPVSQSGNMTFPPPGQPSGATVFQSTNVTESPRPLSPNALTSHQGGHGPEGGSIQLHRSHSPSMSQPFQQQPFSRSGPSQGPVTNHSAPGLGLPPSQPGAPQLPPPPGLGPSDTRFSLHNPGSVQPPQQAATKHGSSLGHSTNHSGSLSSKAGLDATAGNGTHLPGPHDPSFVEQSRDREDKLWAYIRSVHEELAGLKSEVAALRSQLASSNASNLAPTNTSAASAQPESSSGSTAQR, from the coding sequence ATGGCTGCATTGACGCAATCGACTAACGAGCCGGTTGCCATCTCGAATCCCTTGTCCGGAACACCTAGCTCGCTCATCTCGAGCCCGCCCGAATCCGTCGCGTTTCTCAAGTCATCGAAGCAAGATTCGAGCTTGACGTCCATCGCCAGCGCCGGACTGAACGTCTCGAGGTCGAGGGAATCGTTACCCCAGATGTCCACCACTGCACCGACGGACGGTCCGATAGACCGACCACAGGAATCGGAAAAGGCATCCGAGCAGAACAGCTCACTGGTAGCAAGAGAGGCTTTGGGTGCTAGCGAAAAGCAGAATGTCGGTTCCATCCACGActccatgtccatgtcgTCGGACCATATGCAAGTCGATTCGGCGCATAACTCGGGCAGCGTCCCCGATACTTTTGGTGCCGATAGCGGCTCGACCCTAATGGCCGCTCCAACTGTGGCTAGTCCGGGCCCCATAGAGGACTCTACCTCCCAGGACGGTGATCGCCCGCGCCATCGAGACGACGCAGATATGCAGGAGAGTAGTAATAAGGCTTTCTCGTACCCAATGCCTACGGGCCATCTCGGCGATGCGCGCCGCGGTCTCAGTCTACCCAATTCTGGGTTCCAAAAAAGTGGCCAGCGATCACCGTCGGCCAAAAAACATCGTTGTCCTTACTGTGCCACTGAGTTCACCAGACATCATAACCTCAAGAGCCATCTTCTCACCCACAGCCAGGAGAAGCCATACGTATGTCAGACTTGCCAGTCGCGCTTTCGGAGACTCCATGATCTCAAGAGACATACAAAGCTTCATACCGGCGAGCGTCCACATATCTGCCCGAAGTGTGGGCGTCGGTTCGCGCGCGGTGATGCTCTTGCTCGACATAATAAAGGCCAGGGCGGCTGCGCCGGTCGCAGAGCCAGTATGGGAAGTTTTGCGCCAGAGGATGATTATGGCGAGGGCGCTGTTGCCCCCAGTGCCGAAGATACCATGGACGGTCTCGTTTATGCCGAACCCGAGCgaatggatgaagaggatgaacgCCGACTCAACATGCCCAGCATCAAAAAGCATGATGCCCCTTCAGACTCTATTCCACGCTCTCATTCTGGCAGCAGCTACCAACCGCGTCAGCCAAATACATATCCTCCGATAGCTGCCGGCAGACCCTCCCCGGGAGGATTATTCCCTCCTCCCACAAGCCACGGTGGGTCTAGTGCGTCGACATCTCCCGTTTCTCAATCCGGGAATATGACTTTCCCACCGCCGGGGCAGCCTTCGGGCGCGACGGTGTTTCAGTCTACGAATGTTACCGAGAGCCCACGGCCCCTTTCACCAAACGCTCTTACATCGCACCAAGGCGGACATGGACCGGAGGGCGGCAGTATCCAGTTGCACCGGTCACACTCTCCCAGTATGTCGCAGCCATTTCAGCAGCAACCCTTCAGCCGATCCGGACCTTCCCAGGGACCCGTCACGAATCATTCCGCTCCTGGCCTGGGGCTTCCTCCCTCTCAACCCGGCGCCCCTCAgctgcctcctccacccgGGCTGGGCCCCTCAGATACGCGGTTCTCCCTTCACAATCCAGGATCTGTGCAGCCGCCGCAGCAGGCCGCTACAAAGCACGGATCTTCCCTCGGTCATTCTACCAATCACAGTGGATCCCTGTCTTCGAAAGCTGGCCTGGACGCCACAGCAGGCAATGGCACTCATCTTCCCGGACCACATGACCCCAGCTTTGTGGAACAAAGCAGAGACCGGGAGGACAAGCTTTGGGCCTACATCCGATCAGTCCACGAAGAATTGGCAGGATTGAAAAGCGAAGTGGCCGCTTTACGATCCCAGCTTGCTTCGTCAAATGCCAGCAACCTAGCGCCTACGAATACAAGCGCCGCGTCGGCTCAACCTGAGAGCAGTTCCGGTAGCACTGCACAGCGATGA
- a CDS encoding Stk19 family serine/threonine-protein kinase, with protein MPLRITSAPVSGIQKKKRPATFKPRASPFAGHARQKAAVQSSHPSKSDQLDELYTGDFDQGPLPDLGSSHYVSQIAAVEDVIQAIHYIRDRMFEDIPARAGMNSTRIAEVLNLRRSLPPLASVAHVHTLMDAPTKVEKEIVDLITAGRVRRLIVPGRGTDAAGLGDCLVLTEDWERLVRESSVLEASVKDKFLQVLVQIGNTSAIPASLLSQSERMELLRAGFLVSSSSLVKGSTGVASLPGLPCSAPASASRSGSADQSCDTPDNQYQSRFETTTLFLSLPNTGPYLRLLGAGRKHLLDLLNKSSSGEAPVYLLRDRWDGAVETDKSFSVAKRMRGEFAGILPGKTRKWKELYGMNFHWALEEALGAGLIEIFDTGSVGPAVRAL; from the exons ATGCCATTACGGATCACATCTGCTCCGGTATCTGGTAttcaaaagaaaaagagaccCGCCACCTTTAAACCTCGTGCCTCCCCTTTTGCCGGACATGCTCGCCAGAAAGCCGCCGTTCAATCCTCCCATCCTTCCAAGTCCGATCAGCTAGATGAGCTGTACACGGGTGACTTCGATCAGGGCCCACTTCCTGACCTTGGGAGTTCTCATTATGTGTCACAGATCGCCGCCGTCGAGGATGTGATTCAGGCCATCCATTACATTCGTGACAGGATGTTCGAGGATATCCCTGCTCGCGCTGGCATGAATAGTACTCGCATTGCTGAAGTACTTAATCTTCGCCGGTCGCTACCCCCTCTAGCCTCAGTGGCTCATGTTCACACTCTGATGGATGCCCCTACGAAAGTGGAGAAAGAGATTGTGGACCTGATCACTGCCGGTCGTGTTCGTCGCTTGATCGTTCCAGGAAGAGGGACTGATGCGGCGGGGCTTGGCGATTGCCTAGTTCTAACAGAGGACTGGGAAAGGCTGGTGCGGGAAAGCAGTGTCTTGGAGGCCTCAGTTAAGG ATAAATTTCTTCAGGTTCTCGTCCAGATCGGAAACACATCGGCTATACCGGCATCGCTTCTTTCCCAATCGGAGCGTATGGAACTGCTTCGCGCCGGATTTTTGGTGTCATCGTCCTCTCTCGTCAAGGGTTCCACGGGTGTCGCATCGCTTCCCGGTCTTCCATgctctgctcctgcttctgCTAGTCGGAGTGGTAGCGCCGATCAGTCCTGCGACACTCCGGATAACCAGTACCAGTCTCGATTTGAGACAACCACCCTCTTCCTCTCACTTCCCAACACTGGGCCATaccttcgccttctcggaGCTGGTCGGAAacatctccttgatcttctcaacaaGTCCAGTTCTGGCGAGGCCCCTGTCTATCTTCTGCGGGATCGCTGGGATGGTGCGGTCGAAACGGATAAGAGCTTCAGCGTTGCGAAGCGCATGCGAGGTGAATTTGCTGGCATCCTTCCAGGAAAGACGAGAAAGTGGAAAGAGCTCTATGGCATGAATTTCCACTGGGCTCTGGAGGAAGCTCTGGGGGCTGGGTTAATTGAGATCTTCGATACTGGCAGTGTTGGGCCTGCAGTACGCGCTCTATGA
- a CDS encoding thioesterase family protein, which produces MAVPAANQAFEEAIKVTPVNSHRYSAVLRDEWCIGTVPNGGYTTAVLYRLAITHFAHTHPRRYDATATPISMQLAFLRRTAVGPAVLEVQDTKLGARTSTIHVALLQPSEKGKKKGAQTGSSASSEDGGNLEVKVAGYITVSPATAEVGVSAPSSWTLLPEAIRGSGPQGRVNLAALRETGRDGQWVRLVAPFPKFRRASQQVELYGPDPALGKTPVVDQWARFRPGGNTEARWTNEAVAFLVDMFPMALDGFDSMGKVTKEGGTTDDAAETESAKGKLAKYWYPTVTLNIDFKKRLPASGVEWLYSRVQTKSVRNGRTDLDVIVLDEQGDVVALSTQVGLVVDASRNIGQRKSKI; this is translated from the exons ATGGCGGTCCCCGCAGCAAATCAGGCCTTCGAGGAGGCGATCAAAGTGACTCCTGTAAATAGCCACCGGTACTCGGCTGTCTTGCGGGATGAATGGTGCATTGGCACCG TTCCCAACGGCGGATACACAACGGCTGTCCTCTACCGATTGGCAATCACACATTTTGCGCACACACATCCCAGGCGGTACGATGCCACTGCAACTCCGATCTCTATGCAGCTTGCGTTTCTACGTCGCACGGCCGTGGGCCCGGCTGTGTTGGAGGTGCAGGATACGAAACTCGGGGCCCGAACCAGTACGATCCATGTCGCGCTGTTGCAGCCTAGcgagaaagggaagaagaagggggcCCAGACTGGGTCGTCGGCGTCATCTGAAGACGGGGGAAATCTGGAAGTCAAGGTCGCGGGTTACATCACGGTGAGCCCCGCGACAGCTGAAGTGGGCGTATCGGCGCCCTCGAGCTGGACCTTGCTACCCGAGGCAATTCGCGGGTCGGGGCCTCAGGGTCGTGTGAACCTTGCAGCATTGCGGGAGACCGGTCGTGATGGGCAATGGGTCCGGCTGGTTGCGCCGTTTCCCAAGTTCCGCCGGGCGTCGCAGCAGGTTGAACTGTACGGACCGGATCCTGCGCTGGGCAAGACGCCGGTTGTCGACCAGTGGGCACGGTTCCGGCCTGGTGGGAACACGGAGGCGCGGTGGACGAATGAGGCCGTGGCGTTTCTGGTGGACATGTTCCCGATGGCGCTGGATGGGTTTGACAGCATGGGCAAGGTGACGAAGGAGGGAGGCACCACAGACGACGCTGCAGAAACGGAATCGGCAAAGGGGAAACTGGCCAAGTACTGGTACCCGACCGTGACGCTGAACATCGACTTCAAGAAGCGGTTACCGGCGAGCGGGGTGGAGTGGCTGTATAGCCGCGTGCAGACCAAGTCGGTGCGGAACGGCCGAACCGATCTGGACGTGATAGTTCTGGATGAGCAGGGGGATGTGGTGGCGCTGAGCACCCAAGTGGGATTGGTGGTGGATGCCAGCCGGAATATTGGGCAGCGGAAGTCGAAGATATAG
- a CDS encoding PCI domain protein, with protein sequence MPAPTTTLLIEGSFTELADEFAQYIDALRKNEGASLQSEVAPLIEPLRQQEQSEEEPDRKQRDEVLKKLVGAAAVLNAAPEREIISAYNLLVHLVHQASNPDIFLSRICTYLAKPITTSPQFGPTLAISILTTIFNTLAPTDSSRFHVLLAIVAVIRQSGSSYAFEALKPQLAAQLPTWLSAWELDDEDAQKLHLAIADAAQASGDLELAQTHVVQALQTIPANESSSKEARDLAVRALTSALKSPAVFDFTSLTAADAIQALRSSDSTLFELLEIFTADTLDAYEDFIAATPLETISGGVLVDGAEALQTKMRLLTLASLAASTPSRSLPYTTIASALRVPVEDVEKWVIDTIRAGLVEGKLSQLRSEFLVHRATYRVFGEKQWAEVQGRLMVWRRSLESVLGVLRTERERYIRESMQAAAEEVGQGKSGDKGAKGGDRRRNPQQQQQSQPSQPQQAREVELVGGAE encoded by the exons ATGCCCGCTCCTACCACCACCCTCCTGATCGAGGGTAGCTTCACCGAACTTGCTGATGAGTTCGCCCAGTACATTGACGCCCTCCGCAAGAACGAGGGCGCCAGCCTCCAATCCGAAGTCGCTCCCCTCATTGAGCCTCTTCGCCAGCAAGAACAGTCAGAAGAGGAGCCCGATCGCAAACAGCGCGATGAAGtgctgaagaagttggtGGGTGCCGCGGCCGTGTTGAACGCGGCTCCAGAGAGAG AAATCATTTCCGCCTACAACCTCCTGGTGCACCTGGTGCACCAGGCCTCCAACCCGGATATTTTCCTCTCCCGCATTTGCACCTACCTCGCCAAACCTATCACCACCTCGCCTCAGTTTGGCCCCACCctcgccatctccatccTGACCACCATCTTCAACACTCTCGCTCCCACCGACTCCAGCCGTTTCCACGTCCTCCTGGCCATCGTCGCCGTCATTCGCCAGTCCGGCTCTTCGTACGCCTTCGAGGCTCTGAAGCCGCAGCTGGCCGCTCAGCTGCCCACCTGGTTGTCTGCCTGGGAgttggatgacgaggatgctCAGAAGCTGCACCTTGCTATTGCCGATGCCGCTCAGGCTTCGGGCGATCTTGAATTGGCACAGACCCATGTGGTGCAGGCCCTGCAGACAATCCCCGCCAACGAGTCctccagcaaggaagcgCGCGACCTGGCCGTCCGTGCCTTGACCTCCGCCCTGAAGAGCCCCGCCGTTTTCGATTTCACTTCGTTGACCGCTGCCGATGCCATCCAGGCTCTTCGCTCCAGCGACAGCACCCTGTTCGAGTTGCTGGAGATCTTCACCGCTGACACTCTGGACGCCTACGAGGATTTCATCGCGGCCACCCCTCTCGAAACCATCTCTGGCGGTGTTCTGGTCGATGGCGCCGAGGCTCTGCAGACCAAGATGCGCCTGTTGACCCTGGCTTCGCTTGCGGCTTCGACTCCCTCTCGCTCCCTCCCCTATACTACCATCGCCTCGGCGCTGCGCGTGCCCGTTGAAGATGTGGAGAAGTGGGTCATCGACACGATTCGAGCTGGTCTGGTTGAGGGCAAGCTGTCACAGCTGCGTTCCGAGTTCCTGGTGCACCGCGCCACATACCGTGTATTCGGCGAGAAGCAGTGGGCGGAGGTGCAGGGTCGTCTGATGGTCTGGCGCCGCAGTCTGGAGAGTGTACTGGGTGTTCTCCGCACCGAGCGGGAGCGCTATATCCGGGAGAGCATGCAGGCCGCAGCTGAGGAAGTCGGTCAGGGCAAGTCGGGCGACAAAGGAGCCAAGGGTGGTGACCGGAGACGTAACCcccagcaacaacagcagtcCCAACCCTCACAACCACAGCAGGCTCGGGAGGTTGAGTTGGTTGGAGGTGCTGAATAG
- a CDS encoding SRPBCC family protein: MKSSNLTSTVSTPLIRLSPHPFSSLPAHPSLSTSPSSSRPPLHSFLETALSEAHSLLTDTIPNTFKVDPKPRSSPPTTAKVQLLKGTIRHRKGSVRGEEEFWACRKSVHQDTAVDGSASWEEFRRGLRENHSENEMAYTPSVTSVERLLEWPTEGEIEGGWRQVGMHVNIITHTFHPTTLIAPRTFISLVISADLPNFVRQGFMTVQIPLAAKPTDAIPDEIREKVASAAPRNAVFASYASVEQVVSLATPAVTCNPGAARDGNGDTNQLEWTMATTSDAGGAIPRWIQRSWMMGGVPKAIVADVGYFISWTGQQRNNISYSA; encoded by the exons ATGAAATCTTCAAACCTCACGTCCACAGTGTCAACACCACTCATCCGCCTCTCCCCACATCCcttttcctcccttcccgCTCACCCCTCCCTCAGCACATCCCCATCGTCATCCCGTCCCCCACTCCACAGTTTCCTCGAAACAGCCCTATCAGAAGCCCACTCTCTCCTCACAGACACCATCCCGAATACCTTCAAGGTAGACCCGAAACCGCGCTCCTCCCCACCAACTACAGCCAaggtccagctcctcaagggCACTATCCGCCACCGCAAGGGGAGTGTccgaggagaggaggaaTTCTGGGCATGTCGGAAGAGTGTTCACCAGGACACCGCTGTGGACGGTTCGGCTTCGTGGGAGGAGTTCCGCAGGGGGTTGAGGGAGAACCATTCCGAGAATGAGATGGCATATACGCCCAGTGTGACTTCTGTCGAGAGGTTGCTGGAGTGGCCAACCGAGGGAGAGATCGAAGGTGGTTGGAGGCAGGTCGGGATGCATG TGAACATCATCACCCATACTTTCCACCCAACAACCTTGATAGCCCCCCGCACCTTCATCAGCCTAGTAATCTCTGCCGACTTACCAAATTTCGTCCGTCAGGGATTCATGACGGTTCAGATCCCCCTCGCGGCGAAACCTACAGATGCAATTCCCGACGAGATACGAGAAAAGGTTGCATCCGCCGCGCCCAGAAACGCGGTTTTTGCATCCTACGCCAGCGTGGAACAGGTTGTGTCACTGGCAACACCGGCGGTGACCTGTAACCCAGGCGCTGCGAGGGACGGAAATGGTGATACCAATCAGCTGGAGTGGACGATGGCGACCACTTCGGATGCAGGCGGGGCGATTCCACGGTGGATACAGCGAAGCTGGATGATGGGCGGAGTCCCCAAGGCAATCGTAGCCGACGTGGGGTATTTCATCAGTTGGACTGGCCAGCAGAGAAACAATATATCATATTCAGCTTGA
- a CDS encoding PaaI family thioesterase → MAEKDQDHPPSAPPPTSYMSEPTSDPALLDPFRAIAWSNSLLNSPDYYPIRTWSRLFKPHTGEDGFFASTLATSSTIPHCLTLRRRNLLPPPQEPPVWPSPTATPSSAPSPIPPDIIMMVDLATPGVSGHPSTAHGGVVATLIDEAMSLAVAIHAPSSGDHPRGAIYTAQLDVRYKKPLRVPGLVVIRAKVVARVGRKYWVRAQAVQEESDENNGRGLGGPLEWAKKKTVVTDAMAFWIQTAPSL, encoded by the coding sequence ATGGCTGAAAAAGACCAAGACCACCCTCCCTCCGCTCCTCCGCCCACTTCCTACATGAGTGAACCCACCTCCGATCCCGCCCTACTTGATCCCTTTCGCGCCATCGCCTGGTCCAACTCCCTCCTCAACTCCCCCGACTACTATCCCATCCGCACCTGGTCCCGACTCTTCAAGCCACACACAGGCGAAGatggcttcttcgccagcaccTTGGCCACATCCTCCACCATCCCGCACTGTCTGACTCTCCGCCGGCGCAACCTCCTCCCTCCCCCGCAGGAGCCTCCCGTCTGGCCCAGTCCCACCGCAACCCCGTCGTCGGCGCCCTCGCCAATTCCCCCGGATATCATTATGATGGTTGACCTCGCGACGCCCGGCGTGAGTGGCCACCCGTCCACCGCTCATGGCGGCGTCGTGGCCACGCTGATTGACGAGGCCATGTCCTTGGCAGTCGCCATCCATGCTCCGTCCTCCGGGGACCATCCGCGGGGTGCCATCTACACTGCGCAGCTGGACGTCCGATACAAGAAACCCCTCCGTGTGCCTGGCTTAGTTGTCATCCGCGCGAAAGTCGTGGCTCGGGTCGGAAGGAAGTACTGGGTGCGTGCGCAAGCGGTGCAGGAAGAAAGTGACGAGAACAACGGCCGCGGGCTCGGGGGTCCTCTGGAATGGGCGAAAAAGAAAACCGTGGTGACCGATGCCATGGCGTTTTGGATACAAACTGCTCCTTCGTTGTGA
- a CDS encoding putative alpha,alpha-trehalose phosphate synthase subunit TPS3, with amino-acid sequence MTIFIASLFLPYTVNFHDNDSEDPAGDLTSPPVSNPPSQAVTPAPNAAISLFERQNDARKAGLTPGATTDHERIFTSDITKAEQEPSSYPFPAVPDDANLLTESEAHSPAWGATTALNQPKARPPISPSPSILKHQEPTVSVLEPIREKTPLKIEPFRSHPPDKAEDRSRKTSFSKAEWTVETAEQGNGGLRNAVRSATDAGQLEDKVWVGTLGMPTDALSPHTKAAIAEKLEDEYGSLTVYVSDGDFDGHYTHFCKTILWPVFHYQIPDNPKSKAYEDHSWIYYVKTNQAFAERIAKNWKRGDSIWVQDYHLLLVPAMLRKLLPDAQIGFFLHIAFPSSEVFRCLAPRKELLEGMLGANLIGFQTDEYCRHFLQTCSRILCVEATNEGLELEDRFVNVGTFPIGIDPTSWDKRRQAADVEQWVKTISERYEGKYLIVSRDKIDSVRGIRQKLLSYELFLNTYPEWRNKVVLIQVATSTTEQPELEAMISDIAMRINSMHSTLAHQPLVFLKQDLAFPQYLALISVADALMITSLREGMNLTSHEFVYCQDGKYGNKKYGSLILSEFTGSASVFGNHALLVNPWDYRQCAEAVHTALTRSEADRQRVWEQLRRAVLQNSTGNWVKSFNERLQRVWNEQSSREIMAVPRLPVNKVEEMYRKAARRLIIVDYEGTLASWGSPKSIIVTTPQRAIVTLTDLTEDSKNVVYVMSSRMPEEMERLFRRVPGLGLIAENGCFVREPNTEEWLKLTNKERTDAWKEGVSQILSYYQERAEGSWIEKRHCSLVFHYGSAEDNEAASRLASECAGHINDACASQGVHAVLIDRALVVGPANTNKASAAELVWRDCLNASQKDEQIARPDFLLAIGDGRDDEPVFRWANKLESAKAVGYAMTVTLGSRSTEAKATLTQGVTGKLFVVPY; translated from the exons ATGACGATCTTCATCGCTTCATT ATTCCTCCCATACACTGTGAATTTTCATGACAACGACTCTGAAGATCCAGCCGGTGATCTAACGAGCCCTCCCGTATCGAACCCTCCATCCCAGGCTGTGACGCCAGCACCCAATGCTGCTATCAGCTTGTTTGAACGACAGAATGATGCTCGAAAGGCAGGCCTGACGCCTGGGGCTACAACTGATCATGAGCGAATCTTCACATCGGACATCACAAAGGCTGAGCAGGAACCCTCAAGTTATCCATTTCCAGCTGTGCCGGATGATGCAAATCTTCTCACCGAAAGTGAAGCTCATTCTCCCGCATGGGGTGCCACCACAGCTCTGAACCAGCCCAAGGCTCGGCCGCCTATTTCACCCTCCCCTTCGATTCTTAAACACCAGGAGCCCACTGTCTCTGTTTTGGAACCGATTCGCGAAAAGACACCACTGAAGATCGAACCCTTCCGGTCGCATCCCCCGGACAAAGCTGAGGATCGCAGCCGCAAAACTTCGTTCTCGAAGGCTGAGTGGACCGTCGAAACAGCAGAGCAGGGTAACGGCGGGTTACGTAATGCGGTGCGATCTGCAACAGATGCAGGTCAATTGGAAGACAAAGTGTGGGTTGGCACGCTGGGTATGCCCACGGATGCATTGTCGCCGCACACCAAAGCTGCCATCGCCGAGAAGTTAGAAGATGAGTACGGATCGTTGACGGTCTATGTCAGCGACGGTGACTTTGACGGTCACTACACTCATTTCTGCAAGACAATCCTCTGGCCTGTGTTTCATTACCAGATCCCCGACAACCCGAAAAGCAAAGCATATGAGGACCATTCCTGGATTTATTATGTCAAGACCAACCAGGCGTTCGCGGAGCGCATCGCGAAGAATTGGAAACGTGGTGATTCCATCTGGGTCCAGGACTACCACCTGCTCCTTGTCCCCGCGATGCTTCGAAAATTGCTCCCGGATGCACAAATCGGCTTCTTCCTGCATATAGCTTTTCCTTCCTCCGAAGTCTTCAGATGCTTGGCGCCTCGAAAAGAACTTCTCGAGGGCATGCTGGGCGCTAACCTTATTGGGTTCCAGACTGATGAGTACTGCCGACATTTCCTTCAGACCTGTAGTCGCATCCTTTGCGTCGAGGCAACCAACGAGGGACTTGAGCTGGAAGATCGCTTTGTTAACGTCGGTACATTTCCCATCGGTATCGATCCAACCTCCTGGGACAAGCGACGACAGGCGGCCGATGTGGAGCAATGGGTGAAGACAATTTCGGAGAGATATGAAGGAAAATATCTTATCGTTTCCCGCGACAAGATTGACTCGGTTCGCGGAATCAGGCAAAAGCTTCTGAGCTACGAGCTCTTCCTAAACACGTACCCTGAATGGAGAAACAAG GTTGTTCTGATTCAAGTCGCGACAAGCACCACCGAACAGCCAGAGCTCGAAGCCATGATTTCAGACATCGCCATGCGAATCAACTCGATGCACTCAACGCTTGCTCATCAACCACTAGTATTCCTCAAACAAGATCTTGCTTTCCCGCAATACTTGGCTTTGATCTCAGTGGCGGAtgccttgatgatcaccagTTTGCGTGAAGGGATGAATCTGACCAGTCATGAATTCGTGTACTGCCAAGACGGAAAATACGGAAACAAGAAGTATGGATCTCTCATTCTGAGCGAGTTCACTGGAAGTGCGTCGGTTTTTGGCAACCACGCGCTGCTTGTCAACCCCTGGGACTACCGGCAATGTGCGGAGGCCGTCCATACTGCGCTGACCAGGAGCGAGGCGGATCGTCAACGGGTGTGGGAGCAGCTTCGCCGGGCTGTCCTTCAGAACTCTACAGGAAATTGGGTGAAATCCTTCAATGAGAGATTGCAACGTGTCTGGAATGAACAGTCTTCGCGCGAGATCATGGCTGTTCCACGCTTGCCTGTTAATAAAGTGGAGGAGATGTACCGAAAAGCCGCTCGCCGATTGATCATTGTAGACTACGAGGGCACTCTTGCGTCATGGGGTTCTCCCAAGAGCATCATTGTCACGACTCCACAGCGAGCGATTGTCACGTTGACGGATTTGACTGAGGACAGTAAGAATGTGGTTTATGTCATGAGTTCACGAATGCCCGAAGAGATGGAACGTCTGTTCCGACGCGTTCCTGGCCTCGGGCTGATCGCAGAGAATGGTTGCTTCGTGCGAGAGCCGAACACTGAAGAATGGCTCAAGTTGACCAACAAGGAGCGGACAGATGCCTGGAAGGAAGGCGTCAGCCAGATTCTCAGCTACTATCAGGAACGAGCGGAGGGCAGCTGGATTGAGAAACGCCACTGTTCCCTCGTGTTCCACTATGGCTCGGCGGAAGACAACGAAGCTGCCTCTCGGCTGGCATCTGAGTGTGCAGGTCATATCAACGATGCATGCGCCAGTCAGGGGGTACATGCCGTTCTCATTGACCGTGCACTCGTGGTAGGACCAGCAAATACGAACAAGGCCTCGGCGGCGGAATTAGTATGGCGGGACTGCCTCAATGCGAGCCAAAAGGACGAGCAGATTGCTCGACCGGACTTTCTGTTGGCCATTGGAGACGGTCGAGACGACGAGCCAGTGTTCCGATGGGCTAACAAGCTGGAAAGTGCAAAGGCAGTTGGCTATGCGATGACAGTCACTCTGGGGTCTCGCAGCACAGAGGCCAAAGCCACTTTGACGCAGGGAGTGACTGGTAAGTTGTTTGTCGTGCCATACTAG
- the ura6 gene encoding uridylate kinase ura6, which translates to MANTQNPPAVPPTQPAPPQASTNTTPRFSPQDVTVVFLLGGPGSGKGTQSANLVRDYGFIHLSAGDLLRAEQVREGSQYGDLIRTYIKEGKIVPMEITVALLSNAMAEALAAGAGATAEGGKKKARFLIDGFPRKLDQAVFFEDTVCPSEMTLFLDCPEEVMEKRLLKRGETSGRDDDNAESIRKRFRVFVETSMPVVRAFEEQQKVLSVSATGTVDEVYARIREGLEKKGVQPI; encoded by the coding sequence ATGGCCAACACACAGAATCCCCCAGCCGTTCCTCCCACACAACCCGCCCCTCCTCAGGCCTCGACAAACACCACCCCGCGCTTCTCTCCACAGGATGTCACCGTCGTGTTCCTGCTCGGTGGACCCGGCAGCGGCAAGGGCACGCAGTCCGCCAACCTAGTCCGCGACTACGGGTTCATCCACCTGTCCGCAGGCGATCTCCTGCGCGCGGAACAGGTCCGTGAGGGAAGCCAGTACGGTGACCTCATCCGCACATATATCAAAGAGGGCAAGATCGTGCCCATGGAGATCACGGTGGCGCTACTGTCGAACGCCATGGCCGAGGCGTTGGCGGCGGGGGCTGGCGCGACCGCTGAGggcgggaagaagaaggcccgGTTCCTGATCGACGGGTTCCCGCGGAAGCTCGATCAGGCCGTGTTCTTCGAGGATACGGTCTGCCCGTCCGAGATGACTCTGTTCCTGGACTGTCCcgaggaggtgatggagaagcGGCTGCTCAAGCGCGGCGAGACCTCGGGGCGTGACGACGATAATGCCGAGTCAATCCGCAAGCGGTTCCGCGTGTTTGTTGAGACTAGTATGCCCGTTGTCCGGGCGTTCGAGGAACAGCAGAAGGTCTTGTCCGTCTCCGCCACGGGGACGGTCGATGAAGTGTATGCCAGGATTCGGGAGGGACTCGAAAAGAAGGGTGTCCAGCCTATCTGA